A single Paenibacillus sp. FSL R5-0517 DNA region contains:
- a CDS encoding extracellular solute-binding protein — translation MRKNKGWMMLLTMLLITSLLAACSSGGGSSQAGEEISTDPADIKGEITVLTQRTDIVDTVFKDYAAEFNKEYPDVKVNFQALADYEGQVKIRMSTKDYGDVLMIPTSVPIADIPDFFEPLGTYDELKDKYTAIEERMVDGQVYGIPTVITFSGIIYNKQVFKDAGINEVPKTPEQFQAALQLVKDNTDAIPLYTNYASGWALTQWEADLPTVAGSVDYVNVDQPNTDDNFVPGQPHYELYKVLYDAAKNGLIEKDPTTTDWESSKADLAKGKIATMALGSWAITQIQGMTDTPDDIGFLPFPTNASDVVVPLSADYNIGMNVNSENKPAAKAWIDWFLAKSNYAVEQGGGMDADKNAELPPILDQYKDVKFSTLTPAKEGQEGLVDKIDNEGEIGLWQPDFKKRIIEAGIGNRKESYDDIMKDLNDKWVKARAELTK, via the coding sequence TTGAGAAAAAACAAAGGTTGGATGATGTTGCTGACGATGCTGCTCATCACTTCACTACTTGCTGCATGTTCATCCGGAGGTGGATCTTCGCAGGCAGGGGAGGAGATCAGTACAGATCCGGCAGATATTAAGGGTGAAATTACCGTCCTTACACAACGGACAGATATTGTGGATACTGTGTTCAAAGACTACGCGGCCGAGTTCAATAAGGAATACCCGGATGTCAAAGTAAACTTCCAAGCGCTGGCTGACTATGAAGGACAAGTGAAGATCCGTATGAGCACCAAGGATTATGGTGACGTATTGATGATTCCGACCAGTGTTCCAATCGCGGATATCCCTGACTTCTTCGAGCCGCTCGGCACTTATGATGAATTAAAAGACAAATACACGGCCATTGAAGAACGTATGGTAGACGGTCAAGTGTATGGTATACCAACCGTTATTACGTTCTCAGGAATCATCTATAACAAACAGGTATTCAAGGATGCCGGTATCAATGAAGTGCCTAAGACGCCTGAGCAATTCCAGGCAGCGCTTCAATTGGTGAAAGATAACACCGATGCAATTCCTTTGTATACCAACTATGCATCCGGCTGGGCGCTTACTCAATGGGAAGCGGATCTGCCAACCGTTGCGGGTAGCGTAGATTATGTGAACGTGGACCAACCGAACACAGATGATAACTTTGTGCCTGGTCAGCCGCACTATGAACTGTACAAAGTGCTCTATGATGCAGCCAAAAATGGTCTGATTGAGAAAGATCCAACGACAACCGACTGGGAAAGTTCCAAAGCGGATCTGGCCAAAGGCAAAATTGCCACAATGGCACTTGGCTCTTGGGCCATCACACAGATTCAAGGGATGACAGATACGCCGGACGACATTGGATTTCTTCCTTTCCCAACCAATGCAAGTGATGTTGTGGTACCACTCTCCGCAGACTATAACATCGGGATGAACGTGAACAGCGAGAACAAACCTGCTGCTAAAGCCTGGATTGACTGGTTCTTGGCGAAGTCAAACTATGCAGTTGAACAGGGCGGCGGTATGGATGCAGACAAAAACGCGGAATTGCCACCGATTTTGGATCAATATAAAGATGTGAAATTCTCCACGCTCACCCCTGCCAAAGAAGGTCAGGAAGGTCTCGTTGACAAGATTGATAACGAAGGCGAAATCGGCCTCTGGCAGCCTGACTTTAAGAAACGCATTATCGAAGCAGGTATTGGTAACCGCAAGGAATCCTATGACGACATCATGAAGGACCTGAATGACAAGTGGGTAAAAGCACGAGCAGAACTCACAAAATAA